AGTACTTTTTCCAGTGCGATTTCCATCTTTGGATTGTATTTAAGGACATTATTGAATCTTATGTAAGAAATATCAAAAGAATTGCCATAATTATGAGAGCTTATGCCCAGTGAAGCATTAGAATTCACTCTTCTCAGTCTACATTGGTCTTCAAGAGTCCGGGTAATAGATGAAACGGTGAATATAGCTCCTTTGGTATCTTTACTGAATTTGGATCCCATCTTTTCCAGAGTCGCTTTTCCCTTAGAAACCATATAAGGCCTGCTGTAATCAAGTCTCTGCACCTGATATCCTTTTCCTGATTTTTTTATTTTATGGAATTTTCCATTACTGATATATTTCTGGACTATTCTGGAATCTTTCAACAGCTGTATTCCGAAACTTTTGGAGGCATCAAGATGGGGTTTATAAAGTGCAGTAGGTTCTACCTTCAAAACACTGGTAAGATCATAGCATGGGAAAGCTTTCTTAGCCGCCTGTGAATAATGTAAACTATAAATAAAGGGCACAAAGACCGCACAAAGAAAATTTTTCATCAATCATTTTTTTTATTCTCCAATGAAGATAAATCCATTATCTCACTTCTAAAACCGACCATAATCTCGACTGATTAAATCCCAAACAAACTTTAAACCAAATTGTTGAATTTATCATTTTTTGTTCCCTTATTTTTGAAATATTTTTTCATATTTAACTTTTTACTTTAAAATTTAAATTCTACATTTGAGTTACA
This genomic window from Chryseobacterium sp. MEBOG06 contains:
- a CDS encoding DUF5715 family protein, producing MKNFLCAVFVPFIYSLHYSQAAKKAFPCYDLTSVLKVEPTALYKPHLDASKSFGIQLLKDSRIVQKYISNGKFHKIKKSGKGYQVQRLDYSRPYMVSKGKATLEKMGSKFSKDTKGAIFTVSSITRTLEDQCRLRRVNSNASLGISSHNYGNSFDISYIRFNNVLKYNPKMEIALEKVLKYYADAGRIYYIKEKQQSCYHITVRNY